Proteins from a genomic interval of Plasmodium sp. gorilla clade G2 genome assembly, chromosome: 10:
- a CDS encoding zinc finger protein, putative produces the protein MCKYALINKCDRGENCTFAHDINELRIKPDMRKTKLCKSYILGKCTDINCIYAHSVNELREVGKPAICQLHREGRCIKGNQCRFAHSINDINTKLVKFYGSNVDIEFDEEIIQSKIHSKNISNTNNSCMNILNKSNPQIMNKINCYENEESEKNEFINIHNNKKDIYNFQMHMNNINVNDNDDIINRANLVVQKNITSGDIYLNNNNKSNCKLNICKIYNHNNNNNTIVGHEKKEENILNISHVKKNTKLCSLNIKNEPIQQVNDFLLHNNNLLEYKKEQKNYFISPQNIINNEYDECNLNNMLNNNCNNLNIHTSICLDTSNMNINEQYFDLKEKTMDNDEIINYSYVKNKDNMNKINNMETRLRKNIIIQPKKKKDLSHVNIINSNNNNNNMSDIYDVKGPKINVSNMIRLNVENKLKKIQDCNKTGPELTSLQNIITEKEYIYKQNDDKYLFNKVVGGNNKYEDIYGDIYGDICEDICEDICEDICEDICEDNNLRRKDMFISMSDNNNNKMNDDYNVNNNSNKCVINFVGCINKENHSGTTDGGETDKRCDDNSKVNNKNHEIILNNENNFIDGNDYIYCNNVNKNITHLNKNNSLIYSKEEYNMFRYEDNLMSQQNISKKKNKNNDKEYSNDLNIKYGSHSKVHQEINKMNHINNINNIKHVKNIKHVNSINHINNTYSDHAYNMECLKNNHKQYYDQSNINQSNLIQIINKQKEDDKKDEESNRDIKLKEKNNDHYDDDDDIIICYNEDQCYDNNEYIGLNDECIKSKKLSDVQIEKRNESLNYKNNNEDMISPLNCYDNKTDHDFEYIENLYFQRINDYTTNDITKDMKNNKKRNTNKLFTCKELFPKNKDCFILNKNERKHSREYNITNDDNKINITMYYNKDIKLNAIQNYIDVITPRNDNIINDDRINDNRINDNSINDNSINDNSINDNIINDDNNNINCSEKICNHNNILWNNSKMSNNNQDSPFSYMNVRYLNTQDGDRKYDKHDGNEDLNNLIDVKEPLQHALWMNNNEHTNINNNYYDSFYNINNVNKLDNFKMCNIYENENNPIEIESNSEMVLVHTNNNDSINVFNQSFNKNKKNGSCHENVVQVDAHQMVLNNMNGLADKVSRDMCRKKIIEDKISYEDDNKNVYVNDLYDNNDVYTCSKNNSREFIKNVEKNNVNVNNNKLVNSYEQFKKYDHINNSMTDIYQINYPFYSINEENETTFSNPENINYRLLEERKRKNYLNKYYNVIKSIDKDHYIYNIPFGSTIINDNNVRYNDEYGNIKERENNNGSICSNKNINTNINTNINTNINTDVSSNIEKCNSFNSMELLIEKEHALQNKMNKTYNIENDKNNFSHMKDIQMWMHNKYFNEEKENNIILAEEENDISTNEDNKIVYINTHNNNNNNNKNNNMNRFYDNNNLWNKQQGNEINEKKRSMCNFNYKSMSLDNIERDDQSVYLNNNYEKDLSDYLRNNQNDIIYKNHSKDTTNNNNNNNNNNNNNNNSSSSNYNYIYNSWNPFHKNNTFDTHTNSFNILNCHSNYNNFDNIENSITSNMMNNLENTNLPNNDTNKCYQSNEQNFFSQLHCYKNDNILLNNTHLNNKNNFSYDSIKNDYNMLEASSNHTSSFLNYDLYKTDSIYITPSSFENINPTPNVIIKQKNTDIYKTTLSQKKKIFNNDDENIEQDNFMDIPNDLNFSFLNKND, from the exons ATGTGTAAATATGCACTGATTAATAAATGTGATAGAGGAGAAAATTGTACGTTTGCCCATGACATAAATGAATTAAGAATAAAACCAGACATGcgaaaaacaaaattatgtAAAAGCTACATATtag gtAAATGTACAGAtattaattgtatatatgCTCATTCTGTTAATGAGCTAAGAGAAGTTGGTAAACCAGCCATATGTCAATTGCACAGAGAag gacGGTGTATTAAAGGAAATCAGTGCAGATTTGCACACTCAATTAATGACATAAACACAAAACTTGTTAAGTTTTATGGATCAAATGTAGACATAGAATTTGATGAAGAAATTATTCAGAGTAAGATTcatagtaaaaatatatctaacaCAAATAATAGttgtatgaatatattaaataaaagtaatcctcaaataatgaataaaataaactgttatgaaaatgaagaaagtGAGAAGaatgaatttataaatatacataataataaaaaggatatatataatttccaGATGCATATGAACAACATAAATgtaaatgataatgatgatataataaataggGCTAATTTAGttgttcaaaaaaatatcacaAGTGGTGATATAtatcttaataataataataaaagtaattgTAAGCttaatatatgtaagatatataatcataataataataataatactattgTTGGTCAtgaaaagaaagaagaaaatatattaaacattTCACATGTTaagaaaaatacaaaattatgttctttaaatattaaaaatgaaccCATTCAACAAGTTAATGATTTTcttttacataataataatctattagaatataaaaaagaacagaaaaattatttcatatccccacaaaatattataaataatgaatatgatgAATGTAACTTAAACAATatgttaaataataattgtaataatttaAACATACACACGTCTATATGTTTAGATACAtcaaatatgaatattaatgAACAATATTTTGACTTAAAAGAAAAGACTATGGATAATGATGagattataaattattcatatgtaaaaaataaagataatatgaataaaataaataatatggaaacaaggttaagaaaaaatattatcatccaaccaaaaaaaaaaaaagatctatcacatgtaaatattattaatagtaataataataataataatatgagtgACATATATGATGTGAAGGGTCCAAAGATTAATGTAAGTAATATGATTAGATTAAAtgtagaaaataaattaaaaaaaatacaggATTGTAATAAAACAGGACCAGAACTAACAAGcttacaaaatattattacagaaaaggaatatatttataaacagAATGATGATaagtatttatttaataaggtAGTAGGAGgcaataataaatatgaagatatatatgGAGATATATATGGAGATATATGTGAAGATATATGTGAAGATATATGTGAAGATATATGTGAAGATATATgtgaagataataatttgaGAAGGAAAGATATGTTTATATCCATGTcagacaataataataataaaatgaatgatGATTATAATGTAAACAATAATTCTAACAAGTGTGTTATAAATTTTGTCGGATGTATAAATAAGGAAAACCATAGTGGAACTACAGACGGAGGTGAGACCGATAAAAGGTGTGATGATAATTCAAAggttaataataagaatcaTGAAATAATACTAAATAATGAGAATAATTTTATAGATGGtaatgattatatttattgtaatAATGTCAATAAGAATATCACACATctcaataaaaataactcCTTGATATACTCAAAAGAAGAATACAATATGTTTAGATATGAAGATAATTTGATGAGTCAACAGAATATaagtaagaaaaaaaataaaaataatgataaggaATATTCTAATGATCTTAACATAAAATATGGTAGTCATTCTAAGGTACATcaagaaattaataaaatgaatcatatcaataatataaacaacatAAAGCatgttaaaaatattaaacatgTTAACAGtattaatcatataaataatacttaTAGTGATCATGCTTATAATATGgaatgtttaaaaaataatcataagcAATATTATGATCAAAGTAATATAAATCAATCCAATcttatacaaataattaataaacaGAAAGAAGACGataaaaaagatgaagaaaGCAATAGggatattaaattaaaagaaaaaaataatgatcattatgatgatgatgatgatattattatttgctATAATGAAGATCAATGTTATGATAACAATGAATATATAGGTCTAAATGATGAATGTATTAAATCCAAGAAATTGTCAGATGTACAgattgaaaaaagaaatgaaagtttaaattataaaaataataatgaagatatgATAAGTCCATTAAAttgttatgataataaaacagATCAcgattttgaatatatagaaaatttatattttcaaaggATCAATGATTATACAACTAATGATATTACAAAAGATATGaagaataataagaaaagaaatacaaataaattgtTTACATGCAAAGAATTATTtccaaaaaataaagattgttttatattaaataaaaatgaaaggaAACATTCGAgggaatataatataaccaatgatgataataagataaatattactatgtattataataagGATATAAAATTGAATGCaatacaaaattatatagatgTCATCACTCCaagaaatgataatattataaatgatgatagaataaatgataatagaataaatgataatagtataaatgataatagtataaatgataatagtataaatgataatattataaatgatgataataataatattaattgtagcgaaaaaatatgtaatcataataatatactgTGGAATAATAGCAAAATGTCAAACAATAATCAGGATTCTCCTTTTAGTTATATGAATGTAAGATATTTGAACACACAAGATGGTGATAGAAAATATGATAAGCATGATGGTAATGAAGATTTGAATAATCTAATAGATGTAAAGGAACCTTTACAACATGCTCTTTGGATGAACAATAATGAACACActaacataaataataattattatgatagtttttataatataaacaatgtaaataaattagataattttaaaatgtgtaatatatatgagaatGAGAATAATCCCATAGAAATAGAATCCAATTCAGAAATGGTTCTTGttcatacaaataataatgattccATCAATGTTTTCAACCaatcttttaataaaaataaaaaaaatggaagcTGTCATGAAAATGTTGTTCAGGTAGATGCACATCAGATGGttctaaataatatgaatggaCTAGCTGATAAGGTTTCTAGAGATATGTGtaggaagaaaataattgaagataaaatatcatacgaggatgataataaaaatgtatatgtaaATGATTTGTATGATAATAACGATGTATATACTTGtagtaaaaataattcaCGTGAATTCATAAAAAATGTGGAGAAGAATAATGtgaatgtaaataataataaattagtaAATTCATATGAGCAATTTAAAAAGTATGaccatattaataatagtatgactgatatatatcaaataaattatcCGTTTTATTCTAtcaatgaagaaaatgaaactACCTTTAGTAACCCTGAAAACATTAATTATAGATTATTAGAAgaaaggaaaagaaaaaattatttgaataaatattataatgtgaTAAAATCAATAGACAAggatcattatatatataatattccatTTGGATCAACTATTAtcaatgataataatgttaGATATAATGATGAATATGGAAATATCAAAGAAAGAGAAAACAACAATGGAAGTATATgttcaaataaaaacataaatacaAACATAAATACAAACATAAATACAAACATAAATACAGATGTGAGTTCAAACATAGAAAAATGTAACTCCTTTAATAGCATGGAACTTCTAATAGAAAAAGAACATGCATTACAAAACAAGAtgaataaaacatataatatagaaaatgataaaaataattttagtCATATGAAGGATATACAAATGTGGAtgcataataaatattttaatgaagaaaaagagaataatataattcttGCAGAAGAAGAAAACGATATATCTacaaatgaagataataaaattgtatatatcaatacacacaataataataataataataataaaaataataatatgaatagattttatgataataataacttATGGAATAAGCAACAAGGAAATGAGATAAACGAAAAGAAAAGAAGTATGtgtaattttaattataagaGTATGTCTTTAGATAATATAGAAAGGGATGACCAATCTGTCTATCTAAATAACAATTATGAGAAGGATTTATCTGATTATTTAAGAAACAATCAAAatgacataatatataagaaccATTCAAAGGACACCaccaataataataacaacaataataataataataataataataataatagtagtagtagtaattataattatatttataattcttGGAACCCTTTTCATAAGAACAATACATTTGATACACATAcaaattcttttaatattttaaattgtCATTCCAATTACaataattttgataatatagaaaatagtATTACATCTAATATGATGAATAATTTAGAAAACACAAATCTTCCAAATAACGATACAAATAAATGTTATCAATCTAAtgaacaaaattttttttctcaattacattgttataaaaatgataatatattattaaataatacacatttaaataataaaaataatttctcttatgattctataaaaaatgattataatatgttaGAAGCATCTTCTAACCATacatcttcttttttaaattatgatttatataaaacagattctatatatattactccAAGCtcttttgaaaatattaatccAACACctaatgttattattaaacaaaaaaatacagatatttataaaacaacactttctcaaaaaaaaaaaatttttaacaATGATGATGAGAATATAGAGCAAGATAATTTTATGGATATTCCAAATGATTTAAATTTtagttttttaaataaaaatgattga
- a CDS encoding 60S ribosomal protein L30e, putative yields MAKKSKKSAGDNINAKLQLVMKSGKYQFGRKSCLKALRTGKGKLVIVSSNCPAIQRSVIEYYAMLSKCGVHDYHGDNNDLGTACGKLFRISCLVITDVGDSDIIKTNE; encoded by the exons atggcaaaaaaatcaaaaaagaGTGCGGGAGATAATATTAACGCAAAATTACAACTTGTTATGAAATCTGGGAAATATCAATTCGGAAGAAAATCATGTTTAAAGGCTTTAAGAACAGGAAAag gcAAACTTGTTATTGTAAGTAGTAACTGCCCAGCTATTCAAAGAAGTGTAATTGAATATTATGCTATGCTTTCAAAATGTGGAGTTCATGATTATCATGGAGATAACAACGATTTAGGTACTGCATGTGGTAAATTATTTCGTATCAGTTGCTTAGTTATAACAGATGTTGGAGATTCTGATATCATAAAGACCAATGaataa